One part of the Chryseobacterium sp. 7 genome encodes these proteins:
- the tsaB gene encoding tRNA (adenosine(37)-N6)-threonylcarbamoyltransferase complex dimerization subunit type 1 TsaB yields the protein MKILYLETSSKNCSVAVSDNEKLLCVCEEVSENYKQSESLHTYVEWALEGAGISLKDIEAVSLGKGPGSYTGLRIGAASAKGFCYGLKVPLVGVNSLESMIEPFLGDNYDFIVPLIDARRMEVYTAVYDGHTGKEVLQTEAKILDETSFEEFRDKKVLFVGDGAKKTKEIVNLPDAVFKEDVYPSSQYLIRKTLEKIGNKEFEDMAYFEPFYLKDFHGVKKKKSEE from the coding sequence ATGAAAATTCTATATCTGGAAACCTCTTCCAAGAACTGCTCGGTAGCTGTATCAGACAATGAAAAATTACTATGTGTATGCGAAGAAGTTTCTGAAAACTATAAACAGTCAGAAAGTCTTCATACTTATGTAGAATGGGCTTTAGAAGGAGCGGGGATCTCTCTTAAAGATATCGAAGCAGTTTCTTTAGGAAAAGGACCCGGGTCTTATACCGGTTTGAGAATTGGTGCAGCTTCAGCAAAAGGATTTTGTTACGGGCTTAAAGTTCCTCTGGTAGGAGTAAATTCTCTTGAAAGTATGATAGAGCCCTTTTTAGGCGATAACTATGATTTTATAGTGCCTTTGATTGATGCGAGGAGAATGGAGGTTTATACAGCCGTTTATGACGGTCATACAGGGAAAGAAGTATTACAGACCGAAGCTAAAATCTTAGATGAAACTTCTTTTGAAGAATTCAGAGATAAAAAGGTATTGTTTGTAGGCGATGGTGCTAAGAAAACAAAAGAGATCGTGAATCTTCCGGATGCTGTCTTTAAGGAGGATGTTTACCCTTCTTCCCAATATCTCATCAGAAAGACGCTGGAAAAAATAGGAAACAAAGAATTTGAGGATATGGCGTATTTTGAGCCTTTTTATCTCAAAGATTTCCATGGAGTAAAGAAAAAGAAAAGCGAAGAGTAA